One Geotrypetes seraphini chromosome 15, aGeoSer1.1, whole genome shotgun sequence genomic window carries:
- the ZBTB40 gene encoding zinc finger and BTB domain-containing protein 40 isoform X1 encodes MELPNYSKQLLQQLHNLCKEQWFSDCTIYVGVVHFRAHKVVLAASSLLFKSLLETTDTISIDASMLTPEEFALLLEMVYTGKLPPGKHNFTKIISVADSLQMFDVAVSCKNLLTDLMSRSAQGNVRQEVPAPVLESPKKEVPVLLQTEKASKPQASIKLTIPPAPVVTETGAALGGSEIANAVAELKVPGALIQSGTGTESGTAGAQMGFGTAVSGKVAESRTAATPRMNDAPGGSVMIAESGIVSAPVGSEMAEAPAEPETLVAQSRTGNILPEPVTITDTQVESVMAASVSAEQDVGPYQEAAQKEDVKVEVLSTSGSPKEDSCGETLQISTTKQEDEEPQPPEKKRRITEPAAESESVLDFLERHEGIFSKALSETPTLLEKVSNNKEIPEAQKELVVQCCSGEPQTLFQRLVERVKAGQELEAQTVLSVLELVKNTHREIETTLLEREPQSSTVPLPAGPGADEQSLFQLLLEHKEELVQSITELSPIIECLDTAEEGFLTNQQKQVILDCCEGRSHHKAMEKLLSKVVQDKSLNAECLLKLLRAVREAFPALHLLLDALEPQGKSFHLAAQHNPEDYGAELLRQYHENLAEILTDPKQLLKGISAVQNLSPREREVMEGIMQKDGSGGAFSFLVSAVLDELLLPALAVWQMLLAIQKEEFHLNLLMEEIRKEPGADLFFQTAANRECVAREILLRHSELIARAVSESPSLECVLQAEEGLTKIVKELISVSTQKADDGISAEKVLSAALERSVSSVAFCQLLCYVHDSFPSLWPVMQELEQIGILTEGTGEVKGIRQWKVNNKLQVESLEKGESCKPEPPAKEEEQMVEAEASNEKQTKMPQQKQEKATSVPPRKSYICKSCGKSFHFRCRLEVHVKRCRMARETSLECVDCNELKPSKKELEKHQQQVHGYSGSSARGKKRRLLVTCDICGKEFAHPSGMQYHKRTEHFDEKPFSCSDCGAKFAANSTLKNHQRLHTGERPYVCKHCHMTFTQAAALAYHTKKKHSEGKMYVCQYCDAVFAQSIELTRHVRTHTGDKPYVCRECGKGFSQANGLSIHLRTFHNIEDPYDCQKCRMSFPSLDEHRQHIQEVHSREYHPCPTCAKIFSAPSLLERHMVTHVGGKPYNCEICDKAYQQLSGLWYHNRTHHPDVFAAQNHRSSKFSLQCGSCEQVFSSTTALQKHVKAEHADVKLHECEKCNQFFSSPTALQMHVKCKHSGSQPFRCLYCTDSFRFPGALQHHVATEHFSQTESTFGCQICGELFTTQALLEKHYEGDHPEVVFTETQGVAALPEQAIQMPEHGATTEQVIALEETHLAGSQVIVALPGSQVNQASSELVAVSVEDLLDGTVTFICGETK; translated from the exons ATGGAGCTTCCAAACTACAGCAAACAACTGTTACAGCAGTTGCATAACTTATGCAAAGAGCAGTGGTTCTCTGACTGCACCATCTATGTGGGTGTGGTACACTTCCGAGCACATAAAGTTGTATTGGCCGCTTCCAGTCTgctctttaaatctttattggAGACGACGGACACCATCTCCATTGACGCTTCAATGCTAACTCCAGAGGAGTTTGCTCTTCTGCTTGAAATGGTCTATACTGGCAAGCTACCGCCTGGCAAACATAACTTTACTAAAATCATCTCTGTTGCTGACAGTCTGCAGATGTTTGACGTGGCTGTCAGTTGCAAGAACTTGCTGACAGATCTAATGAGCCGCTCTGCTCAGGGAAATGTGCGGCAAGAAGTTCCTGCTCCTGTGCTGGAATCGCCTAAGAAAGAGGTACCTGTTTTGCTACAGACCGAGAAGGCTAGCAAACCTCAAGCGTCCATAAAGCTTACCATTCCCCCAGCTCCTGTGGTCACAGAAACTGGGGCTGCTCTGGGAGGGTCTGAAATAGCGAATGCTGTGGCAGAGCTAAAGGTACCAGGTGCTCTGATACAGTCAGGAACAGGAACAGAATCGGGAACAGCTGGGGCCCAGATGGGTTTTGGGACAGCTGTATCTGGAAAAGTGGCAGAATCCAGGACTGCAGCTACCCCAAGGATGAACGATGCTCCAGGGGGCTCGGTGATGATAGCTGAGTCTGGGATAGTGAGTGCTCCAGTGGGATCAGAAATGGCAGAAGCTCCGGCAGAACCAGAAACATTAGTGGCACAGTCTAGGACTGGAAACATCCTGCCagaaccagtgaccataacagaTACCCAGGTGGAATCGGTGATGGCAGCTTCTGTGTCTGCAGAGCAGGATGTGGGTCCGTATCAGGAAGCTGCACAGAAGGAAGATGTCAAAGTGGAAGTTCTATCCACCTCTGGATCCCCTAAGGAGGATTCGTGTGGTGAGACATTGCAGATCTCCACGACTAAGCAGGAAGACGAGGAACCACAGCCTCCTGAAAAGAAGAGGAGGATTACAGAGCCAG CCGCAGAGTCCGAGAGCGTGCTGGACTTCTTAGAGCGCCATGAAGGCATCTTCTCAAAAGCTCTGTCAGAGACGCCGACTCTCTTGGAGAAAGTGTCCAACAACAAGGAGATCCCGGAGGCACAGAAAGAG ttggtCGTCCAGTGTTGCTCAGGAGAGCCACAGACATTATTTCAAAGGCTCGTGGAGCGAGTGAAGGCCGGGCAGGAGCTTGAGGCTCAGACAGTTTTGTCAGTGCTGGAGCTGGTCAAGAATACTCACCGGGAGATAGAAACCACACTGCTAGAACGAGAACCCCAAAGCAGCACAGTCCCATTGCCAGCAG GGCCTGGAGCAGATGAACAAAGCTTGTTTCAACTTCTACTGGAGCACAAGGAGGAGCTGGTACAGAGTATCACGGAGCTGAGCCCAATCATCGAATGCCTGGACACAGCAGAGGAGGGCTTCCTAACCAACCAACAGAAGCAA GTGATTCTGGATTGTTGCGAAGGGAGGTCCCATCACAAGGCCATGGAGAAGCTGCTGAGCAAGGTGGTGCAGGACAAGTCACTGAATGCCGAGTGCTTGCTGAAACTTCTGCGGGCTGTGAGGGAGGCCTTTCCTGCCCTGCATCTGCTACTGGACGCCCTGGAGCCACAGGGGAAAAGCTTCCATCTTGCAG CCCAGCACAACCCGGAGGACTACGGAGCAGAGCTGTTAAGGCAGTATCACGAAAACCTCGCGGAGATCCTCACAGACCCTAAACAGCTACTCAAGGGGATCTCTGCAGTACAGAATTTGTCTCCCAGGGAAAGAGAG GTGATGGAAGGCATAATGCAGAAGGATGGCAGTGGAGGTGCCTTCAGTTTCTTGGTTTCGGCAGTACTGGATGAgctgcttctgcctgccttggctGTGTGGCAGATGCTACTGGCTATACAGAAGGAGGAATTTCACCTTAACCTGCTCATGGAAGAAATCCGTAAAGAGCCAGGCGCTGACCTCTTCTTTCAGACAG CGGCCAATagagaatgcgttgccagagaaaTACTGCTGCGACACAGTGAGCTGATTGCGAGGGCCGTGAGTGAGAGCCCTTCATTGGAATGTGTGTTACAGGCCGAGGAGGGACTGACGAAGATTGTGAAAGAG cTTATAAGTGTTTCCACTCAGAAGGCTGATGATGGAATATCTGCGGAGAAGGTTCTGAGTGCTGCCCTGGAGAGGTCTGTCTCTTCTGTGGCATTCTGTCAGCTATTGTGCTATGTCCATGACTCCTTCCCTAGTCTGTGGCCTGTAATGCAAGAGCTGGAGCAAATAG GAATTCTTACTGAGGGAACCGGGGAGGTGAAAGGTATTAGACAATGGAAGGTGAATAACAAGTTGCAGGTTGAGTCTCTGGAGAAAGGAGAAAGCTGTAAACCGGAGCCACCAGCAAAGGAGGAAGAGCAGATGGTGGAAGCGGAAGCATCGAATGAGAAACAAACGAAAATGCCTCAGCAAAAGCAAGAGAAGGCTACCTCCGTGCCCCCCAGGAAGAGCTACATCTGTAAGTCCTGCGGCAAGAGCTTTCACTTTCGTTGCCGACTGGAAGTGCATGTGAAGCGCTGCAGGATGGCTCGGGAGACCTCCCTAGAGTGTGTGGACTGCAACGAGCTGAAACCGTCCAAGAAGGAGCTGGAGAAACACCAACAGCAAGTCCACGGCTACTCGGGCAGCAGCGCCAGAGGGAAGAAACGCAGGCTACTGGTCACCTGTGATATCTGTGGCAAGGAGTTTGCCCATCCGTCAG GGATGCAGTATCACAAGCGGACGGAGCACTTTGACGAGAAGCCCTTCTCCTGCTCCGACTGTGGTGCCAAGTTTGCCGCTAACTCCACCCTGAAGAACCACCAGCGCCTGCACACGGGGGAGAGGCCTTACGTATGCAAGCACTGTCACATGACCTTCACGCAGGCTGCGGCGCTCGCCTACCACACCAAGAAGAAACATTCTGAAG GGAAGATGTATGTATGCCAGTACTGCGATGCGGTGTTTGCCCAGTCCATTGAACTCACACGGCACGTGAGGACTCACACAGGAGACAAGCCCTATGTCTGCCGGGAATGTGGGAAAGGATTCAGTCAGGCCAATGGGCTCTCCATACATCTGCGTACTTTCCACA ACATTGAAGACCCTTATGATTGTCAGAAATGCCGGATGAGTTTTCCCAGCCTGGATGAACATCGCCAGCATATTCAGGAGGTGCACTCCCGAGAATATCACCCCTGTCCTACCTGCGCCAAGATCTTCAGTGCACCCTCGCTGCTGGAGCGTCACATGGTCACACACGTGGGAGGCAAGCCCTACAATTGCGAGATCTGTGACAAGGCCTATCAG CAATTGTCAGGTTTATGGTATCATAACCGCACGCACCACCCCGACGTATTTGCTGCTCAGAATCATCGCTCCTCCAAGTTCTCCCTTCAGTGCGGCTCTTGTGAGCaggtcttctccagcaccaccgcCCTTCAGAAACACGTCAAGGCGGAGCATGCAG ATGTGAAACTCCACGAGTGTGAAAAGTGTAATCAGTTCTTCTCCTCGCCAACTGCTCTGCAGATGCACGTGAAATGCAAGCACTCAG GTTCCCAGCCGTTCCGCTGTCTGTACTGCACAGACTCCTTCCGCTTTCCAGGAGCTTTGCAGCACCACGTGGCCACAGAGCACTTTAGCCAGACAGAGAGCACCTTCGGCTGCCAGATCTGTGGGGAGCTCTTCACGACACAGGCACTGCTGGAAAAACACTATGAGGGCGATCACCCGGAGGTGGTCTTTACAGAAACACAGGGTGTTGCAGCACTGCCAGAGCAG
- the ZBTB40 gene encoding zinc finger and BTB domain-containing protein 40 isoform X2 gives MELPNYSKQLLQQLHNLCKEQWFSDCTIYVGVVHFRAHKVVLAASSLLFKSLLETTDTISIDASMLTPEEFALLLEMVYTGKLPPGKHNFTKIISVADSLQMFDVAVSCKNLLTDLMSRSAQGNVRQEVPAPVLESPKKEVPVLLQTEKASKPQASIKLTIPPAPVVTETGAALGGSEIANAVAELKVPGALIQSGTGTESGTAGAQMGFGTAVSGKVAESRTAATPRMNDAPGGSVMIAESGIVSAPVGSEMAEAPAEPETLVAQSRTGNILPEPVTITDTQVESVMAASVSAEQDVGPYQEAAQKEDVKVEVLSTSGSPKEDSCGETLQISTTKQEDEEPQPPEKKRRITEPAAESESVLDFLERHEGIFSKALSETPTLLEKVSNNKEIPEAQKELVVQCCSGEPQTLFQRLVERVKAGQELEAQTVLSVLELVKNTHREIETTLLEREPQSSTVPLPAGPGADEQSLFQLLLEHKEELVQSITELSPIIECLDTAEEGFLTNQQKQVILDCCEGRSHHKAMEKLLSKVVQDKSLNAECLLKLLRAVREAFPALHLLLDALEPQGKSFHLAAQHNPEDYGAELLRQYHENLAEILTDPKQLLKGISAVQNLSPREREVMEGIMQKDGSGGAFSFLVSAVLDELLLPALAVWQMLLAIQKEEFHLNLLMEEIRKEPGADLFFQTAANRECVAREILLRHSELIARAVSESPSLECVLQAEEGLTKIVKELISVSTQKADDGISAEKVLSAALERSVSSVAFCQLLCYVHDSFPSLWPVMQELEQIGILTEGTGEVKGIRQWKVNNKLQVESLEKGESCKPEPPAKEEEQMVEAEASNEKQTKMPQQKQEKATSVPPRKSYICKSCGKSFHFRCRLEVHVKRCRMARETSLECVDCNELKPSKKELEKHQQQVHGYSGSSARGKKRRLLVTCDICGKEFAHPSGMQYHKRTEHFDEKPFSCSDCGAKFAANSTLKNHQRLHTGERPYVCKHCHMTFTQAAALAYHTKKKHSEGKMYVCQYCDAVFAQSIELTRHVRTHTGDKPYVCRECGKGFSQANGLSIHLRTFHNIEDPYDCQKCRMSFPSLDEHRQHIQEVHSREYHPCPTCAKIFSAPSLLERHMVTHVGGKPYNCEICDKAYQQLSGLWYHNRTHHPDVFAAQNHRSSKFSLQCGSCEQVFSSTTALQKHVKAEHAGSQPFRCLYCTDSFRFPGALQHHVATEHFSQTESTFGCQICGELFTTQALLEKHYEGDHPEVVFTETQGVAALPEQAIQMPEHGATTEQVIALEETHLAGSQVIVALPGSQVNQASSELVAVSVEDLLDGTVTFICGETK, from the exons ATGGAGCTTCCAAACTACAGCAAACAACTGTTACAGCAGTTGCATAACTTATGCAAAGAGCAGTGGTTCTCTGACTGCACCATCTATGTGGGTGTGGTACACTTCCGAGCACATAAAGTTGTATTGGCCGCTTCCAGTCTgctctttaaatctttattggAGACGACGGACACCATCTCCATTGACGCTTCAATGCTAACTCCAGAGGAGTTTGCTCTTCTGCTTGAAATGGTCTATACTGGCAAGCTACCGCCTGGCAAACATAACTTTACTAAAATCATCTCTGTTGCTGACAGTCTGCAGATGTTTGACGTGGCTGTCAGTTGCAAGAACTTGCTGACAGATCTAATGAGCCGCTCTGCTCAGGGAAATGTGCGGCAAGAAGTTCCTGCTCCTGTGCTGGAATCGCCTAAGAAAGAGGTACCTGTTTTGCTACAGACCGAGAAGGCTAGCAAACCTCAAGCGTCCATAAAGCTTACCATTCCCCCAGCTCCTGTGGTCACAGAAACTGGGGCTGCTCTGGGAGGGTCTGAAATAGCGAATGCTGTGGCAGAGCTAAAGGTACCAGGTGCTCTGATACAGTCAGGAACAGGAACAGAATCGGGAACAGCTGGGGCCCAGATGGGTTTTGGGACAGCTGTATCTGGAAAAGTGGCAGAATCCAGGACTGCAGCTACCCCAAGGATGAACGATGCTCCAGGGGGCTCGGTGATGATAGCTGAGTCTGGGATAGTGAGTGCTCCAGTGGGATCAGAAATGGCAGAAGCTCCGGCAGAACCAGAAACATTAGTGGCACAGTCTAGGACTGGAAACATCCTGCCagaaccagtgaccataacagaTACCCAGGTGGAATCGGTGATGGCAGCTTCTGTGTCTGCAGAGCAGGATGTGGGTCCGTATCAGGAAGCTGCACAGAAGGAAGATGTCAAAGTGGAAGTTCTATCCACCTCTGGATCCCCTAAGGAGGATTCGTGTGGTGAGACATTGCAGATCTCCACGACTAAGCAGGAAGACGAGGAACCACAGCCTCCTGAAAAGAAGAGGAGGATTACAGAGCCAG CCGCAGAGTCCGAGAGCGTGCTGGACTTCTTAGAGCGCCATGAAGGCATCTTCTCAAAAGCTCTGTCAGAGACGCCGACTCTCTTGGAGAAAGTGTCCAACAACAAGGAGATCCCGGAGGCACAGAAAGAG ttggtCGTCCAGTGTTGCTCAGGAGAGCCACAGACATTATTTCAAAGGCTCGTGGAGCGAGTGAAGGCCGGGCAGGAGCTTGAGGCTCAGACAGTTTTGTCAGTGCTGGAGCTGGTCAAGAATACTCACCGGGAGATAGAAACCACACTGCTAGAACGAGAACCCCAAAGCAGCACAGTCCCATTGCCAGCAG GGCCTGGAGCAGATGAACAAAGCTTGTTTCAACTTCTACTGGAGCACAAGGAGGAGCTGGTACAGAGTATCACGGAGCTGAGCCCAATCATCGAATGCCTGGACACAGCAGAGGAGGGCTTCCTAACCAACCAACAGAAGCAA GTGATTCTGGATTGTTGCGAAGGGAGGTCCCATCACAAGGCCATGGAGAAGCTGCTGAGCAAGGTGGTGCAGGACAAGTCACTGAATGCCGAGTGCTTGCTGAAACTTCTGCGGGCTGTGAGGGAGGCCTTTCCTGCCCTGCATCTGCTACTGGACGCCCTGGAGCCACAGGGGAAAAGCTTCCATCTTGCAG CCCAGCACAACCCGGAGGACTACGGAGCAGAGCTGTTAAGGCAGTATCACGAAAACCTCGCGGAGATCCTCACAGACCCTAAACAGCTACTCAAGGGGATCTCTGCAGTACAGAATTTGTCTCCCAGGGAAAGAGAG GTGATGGAAGGCATAATGCAGAAGGATGGCAGTGGAGGTGCCTTCAGTTTCTTGGTTTCGGCAGTACTGGATGAgctgcttctgcctgccttggctGTGTGGCAGATGCTACTGGCTATACAGAAGGAGGAATTTCACCTTAACCTGCTCATGGAAGAAATCCGTAAAGAGCCAGGCGCTGACCTCTTCTTTCAGACAG CGGCCAATagagaatgcgttgccagagaaaTACTGCTGCGACACAGTGAGCTGATTGCGAGGGCCGTGAGTGAGAGCCCTTCATTGGAATGTGTGTTACAGGCCGAGGAGGGACTGACGAAGATTGTGAAAGAG cTTATAAGTGTTTCCACTCAGAAGGCTGATGATGGAATATCTGCGGAGAAGGTTCTGAGTGCTGCCCTGGAGAGGTCTGTCTCTTCTGTGGCATTCTGTCAGCTATTGTGCTATGTCCATGACTCCTTCCCTAGTCTGTGGCCTGTAATGCAAGAGCTGGAGCAAATAG GAATTCTTACTGAGGGAACCGGGGAGGTGAAAGGTATTAGACAATGGAAGGTGAATAACAAGTTGCAGGTTGAGTCTCTGGAGAAAGGAGAAAGCTGTAAACCGGAGCCACCAGCAAAGGAGGAAGAGCAGATGGTGGAAGCGGAAGCATCGAATGAGAAACAAACGAAAATGCCTCAGCAAAAGCAAGAGAAGGCTACCTCCGTGCCCCCCAGGAAGAGCTACATCTGTAAGTCCTGCGGCAAGAGCTTTCACTTTCGTTGCCGACTGGAAGTGCATGTGAAGCGCTGCAGGATGGCTCGGGAGACCTCCCTAGAGTGTGTGGACTGCAACGAGCTGAAACCGTCCAAGAAGGAGCTGGAGAAACACCAACAGCAAGTCCACGGCTACTCGGGCAGCAGCGCCAGAGGGAAGAAACGCAGGCTACTGGTCACCTGTGATATCTGTGGCAAGGAGTTTGCCCATCCGTCAG GGATGCAGTATCACAAGCGGACGGAGCACTTTGACGAGAAGCCCTTCTCCTGCTCCGACTGTGGTGCCAAGTTTGCCGCTAACTCCACCCTGAAGAACCACCAGCGCCTGCACACGGGGGAGAGGCCTTACGTATGCAAGCACTGTCACATGACCTTCACGCAGGCTGCGGCGCTCGCCTACCACACCAAGAAGAAACATTCTGAAG GGAAGATGTATGTATGCCAGTACTGCGATGCGGTGTTTGCCCAGTCCATTGAACTCACACGGCACGTGAGGACTCACACAGGAGACAAGCCCTATGTCTGCCGGGAATGTGGGAAAGGATTCAGTCAGGCCAATGGGCTCTCCATACATCTGCGTACTTTCCACA ACATTGAAGACCCTTATGATTGTCAGAAATGCCGGATGAGTTTTCCCAGCCTGGATGAACATCGCCAGCATATTCAGGAGGTGCACTCCCGAGAATATCACCCCTGTCCTACCTGCGCCAAGATCTTCAGTGCACCCTCGCTGCTGGAGCGTCACATGGTCACACACGTGGGAGGCAAGCCCTACAATTGCGAGATCTGTGACAAGGCCTATCAG CAATTGTCAGGTTTATGGTATCATAACCGCACGCACCACCCCGACGTATTTGCTGCTCAGAATCATCGCTCCTCCAAGTTCTCCCTTCAGTGCGGCTCTTGTGAGCaggtcttctccagcaccaccgcCCTTCAGAAACACGTCAAGGCGGAGCATGCAG GTTCCCAGCCGTTCCGCTGTCTGTACTGCACAGACTCCTTCCGCTTTCCAGGAGCTTTGCAGCACCACGTGGCCACAGAGCACTTTAGCCAGACAGAGAGCACCTTCGGCTGCCAGATCTGTGGGGAGCTCTTCACGACACAGGCACTGCTGGAAAAACACTATGAGGGCGATCACCCGGAGGTGGTCTTTACAGAAACACAGGGTGTTGCAGCACTGCCAGAGCAG